A single region of the Plantactinospora soyae genome encodes:
- the ddaH gene encoding dimethylargininase — translation MTLESTTVLDGPGATRLPVHRRYLMCRPTYFAVEYAINPWMDPGAPLDPALAIRQWETLRRTYLDLGHTVQEIEPLPGLPDMVFAANGATVIDGSALAVQFRDPERADEAPAYAGWLDRAGFEVYDAKHVNEGEGDILPVGDLLLAGTGFRTSHAAHAYLQEVFGRPVITLQLVDPRFYHLDTALCVLDDETVAYLPEAFSPGSQAALRRLFPDAVLASPADAEVLGLNAVSDGRHVVLPAQATGLSAALRDRGYDTIGVDLSELRKAGGGPKCCTLVLREREATK, via the coding sequence ATGACGTTGGAATCGACGACCGTACTCGACGGGCCGGGGGCGACCCGCCTGCCCGTCCACCGGCGCTATCTGATGTGCCGGCCGACGTACTTCGCCGTCGAGTACGCGATCAACCCGTGGATGGACCCGGGCGCCCCGCTCGATCCGGCGCTCGCGATCCGGCAGTGGGAGACGCTGCGGCGGACGTACCTGGATCTCGGCCACACGGTGCAGGAGATCGAGCCGCTTCCGGGGCTGCCCGACATGGTGTTCGCGGCGAACGGCGCGACGGTGATCGACGGCAGCGCGCTCGCGGTGCAGTTCCGTGACCCGGAGCGGGCCGACGAGGCGCCCGCGTACGCCGGCTGGCTCGACCGGGCCGGCTTCGAGGTGTACGACGCCAAGCACGTCAACGAGGGCGAGGGCGACATCCTGCCGGTCGGCGACCTGCTGCTGGCCGGCACCGGGTTCCGGACCAGTCACGCCGCACACGCGTACCTCCAGGAGGTCTTCGGCCGGCCGGTGATCACGCTGCAACTGGTCGACCCGCGCTTCTACCACCTGGACACCGCGCTCTGCGTGCTCGACGACGAGACGGTGGCGTACCTGCCGGAGGCGTTCTCCCCCGGTAGCCAGGCGGCGCTGCGCCGGCTCTTCCCGGACGCGGTCCTGGCGAGCCCGGCCGACGCCGAGGTGCTCGGCCTGAACGCGGTGAGCGACGGGCGGCACGTGGTACTTCCCGCTCAGGCCACCGGACTGTCGGCCGCGCTCCGCGACCGGGGATACGACACAATTGGCGTTGATTTGTCCGAGCTGCGTAAGGCCGGCGGCGGACCGAAGTGCTGCACCCTGGTGCTGCGGGAACGAGAGGCGACCAAGTGA
- a CDS encoding DUF308 domain-containing protein, producing the protein MVRIPSLSRHSEPASTPTPPRDENRDGRIDARDETPTTGDTTPTTGDTTVKAGDTTVTDAGSTRTAPRTDPVRADDDGVTKSPTQRARSAVAERDTTTRPAPPGTPETNHGSDTDRRPEAEHGLGERTPRTEERPEVVVPAGPRPRASMLATLSLIFGVAAAGFVLTGALAGYGIALGTIALLLGVSGVSATARRHVAGKSDALIGICLGIGAVVVGVLAMTGQFDWPTTDGDTVVRFREWLDSQFVDRF; encoded by the coding sequence GTGGTCAGGATTCCTTCACTTTCGCGCCACTCGGAGCCGGCGTCGACGCCGACGCCACCCCGGGACGAGAACCGCGACGGTCGGATCGACGCCCGGGACGAGACGCCGACAACCGGTGACACCACGCCGACGACCGGTGACACCACGGTCAAGGCCGGTGACACCACGGTCACCGATGCCGGGTCCACGCGTACGGCGCCCCGTACCGACCCCGTCCGGGCCGACGACGACGGCGTCACGAAGTCGCCGACGCAACGCGCCCGGAGCGCGGTCGCCGAACGGGACACCACCACCCGACCGGCTCCCCCGGGTACGCCGGAGACTAACCACGGGTCCGACACCGACCGCCGGCCGGAGGCCGAGCACGGTTTGGGCGAGCGCACGCCGCGCACCGAGGAGCGGCCGGAGGTCGTGGTACCGGCCGGACCCCGTCCCCGGGCCAGCATGCTCGCCACGCTCAGCCTGATCTTCGGGGTGGCCGCCGCCGGGTTCGTGCTCACCGGTGCCCTCGCCGGGTACGGCATCGCGCTCGGCACCATCGCCCTGCTGCTGGGCGTCAGCGGTGTCTCGGCAACCGCCCGCCGGCACGTCGCCGGCAAGTCCGACGCGCTGATCGGGATCTGCCTCGGGATCGGTGCCGTCGTCGTCGGCGTGCTGGCGATGACCGGACAGTTCGACTGGCCGACCACCGACGGGGACACCGTCGTACGCTTCCGCGAGTGGCTTGACTCACAGTTTGTGGACCGGTTCTGA
- a CDS encoding cellulose binding domain-containing protein, which yields MNVNSLRRWSTMSCALALAAVAVLAPADPARAAIACEVSYTSSDWSTGFLGNAQIRNLGDTWNNPTVQWTFTGNQQITNGWGYEISQSGAQVTGHGFEWNRPIPTGETLAFGFGGTYTGVNTPPTNWRVDGVACVLAGQPPAVIAEPTSLSVAEGGGGSFTIRLSHPPTGSTGLRMTMQGTGHWASPPVVLIFNSTNWSTPQSFSVYSVQDPDAVDDAVVFTLAYPGYVSDTVTITQVDDD from the coding sequence ATGAACGTCAACTCTCTACGCCGCTGGTCCACAATGTCCTGCGCACTGGCCCTGGCCGCCGTGGCGGTACTCGCACCCGCCGACCCGGCGCGGGCCGCGATCGCCTGCGAGGTCAGCTACACCTCGTCGGACTGGAGCACCGGCTTCCTCGGCAACGCGCAGATCAGGAACCTCGGCGACACCTGGAACAATCCCACGGTCCAGTGGACCTTCACCGGCAACCAGCAGATCACCAACGGCTGGGGTTACGAGATCAGCCAGAGCGGCGCCCAGGTGACCGGCCACGGCTTCGAGTGGAACCGTCCGATCCCGACCGGCGAAACGCTCGCGTTCGGCTTCGGCGGCACCTACACCGGCGTCAACACGCCACCGACCAACTGGCGGGTCGACGGGGTGGCCTGTGTTCTCGCCGGTCAGCCGCCGGCGGTCATCGCCGAGCCGACCTCGCTTTCGGTGGCCGAGGGCGGCGGTGGTTCGTTCACCATACGGCTGAGCCATCCGCCGACCGGGTCGACCGGTCTCCGGATGACGATGCAGGGGACCGGTCACTGGGCCAGCCCGCCGGTGGTGCTGATCTTCAACTCGACGAACTGGAGCACCCCGCAGTCGTTCAGCGTGTACAGCGTCCAGGACCCGGACGCGGTCGACGACGCCGTCGTCTTCACGCTCGCCTATCCGGGCTACGTCTCCGACACCGTCACCATCACCCAGGTCGACGACGACTAG
- a CDS encoding DUF1349 domain-containing protein: MPATDEARTGPLTALVRQEWITFRSRGRLIALTAATLLIILLGLLVGVVNRASCSEGSAEVACPTDPVGPSGQMVSDQFYFAHQPLGENGSITARMTSLTGTITYPPPDHDEIVPGLVPWAKAGIIVKDGTGQGSSYAALMVTGSHGVRMQYDYVHDTAGRTGGVSASSPRWLRLTRAGDTITGQESTDGASWTTVGTARLPGLPRTVRVGLFATSPGDLTLRPTGLGGSIVESRFTQASAVFDNITLAGDASANRWSHGSVGEMGNTDWERQHRPPGLVESNGTATVTGSGDIGPVGTAGGHNVEDTLVGLAIGLMVLVVPAVRFGIGGHRPGTAGTVPPGGRLLVARAVVVGAVTFLAGLVAAGVVVPLGTHVLRDNGNAVLAVPALTQVRVVVGVALLLAVAAVFALALGALFRRTWVAVLVALSAVVVPYVLAALPLLPDGVAEWLLRLTPAAGFAVQQTVHEFPQVLAHYAPSAGYFPLPWWAGFAVLCGYAAVALGLGVARPRTDAAQPPGGWR; encoded by the coding sequence ATGCCAGCAACCGACGAAGCCCGCACCGGGCCCTTGACCGCTCTGGTACGCCAGGAGTGGATCACATTTCGTAGCCGGGGACGCCTGATCGCGCTGACGGCCGCGACGCTGCTCATCATCCTGCTCGGCCTCCTCGTCGGGGTCGTCAACCGGGCCTCGTGCAGCGAAGGTTCGGCCGAGGTCGCCTGCCCGACCGATCCCGTGGGGCCCTCGGGTCAGATGGTCAGTGACCAGTTCTACTTCGCACACCAGCCGTTGGGGGAGAACGGCAGCATCACCGCCCGGATGACCTCGCTGACCGGGACCATCACCTATCCACCGCCGGACCACGACGAGATCGTTCCCGGCCTCGTTCCCTGGGCGAAGGCCGGCATCATCGTCAAGGACGGCACCGGGCAGGGCTCGTCCTACGCGGCGCTGATGGTCACGGGCAGCCACGGCGTCCGGATGCAGTACGACTACGTCCACGACACGGCGGGCCGTACGGGTGGCGTCTCGGCCTCCTCGCCCCGCTGGCTGCGCCTGACCCGCGCCGGGGACACCATCACCGGTCAGGAGTCGACCGACGGCGCGTCCTGGACGACGGTCGGAACGGCCCGCCTCCCCGGGCTTCCGCGTACGGTGCGGGTGGGACTGTTCGCCACGTCGCCGGGAGACCTGACGCTGCGGCCCACCGGACTCGGCGGAAGCATCGTCGAGTCGCGCTTCACCCAGGCCAGTGCCGTCTTCGACAACATCACCCTGGCCGGCGACGCGTCCGCGAACCGGTGGAGCCACGGCAGCGTCGGGGAGATGGGCAACACGGACTGGGAGCGTCAGCACCGACCGCCCGGCCTCGTCGAGTCGAACGGCACCGCAACCGTCACCGGCTCCGGTGACATCGGGCCGGTCGGCACGGCGGGCGGCCACAACGTGGAGGACACCCTGGTCGGCCTCGCCATCGGCCTGATGGTGCTGGTCGTGCCGGCGGTACGGTTCGGGATCGGCGGTCACCGGCCCGGTACGGCGGGGACCGTGCCGCCGGGTGGCCGGCTCCTGGTGGCGAGGGCGGTCGTGGTCGGCGCGGTCACCTTCCTCGCCGGTCTGGTTGCCGCCGGGGTCGTGGTGCCGCTCGGCACGCACGTGCTGCGTGACAACGGCAACGCGGTGCTGGCGGTACCCGCGCTCACGCAGGTACGGGTCGTCGTCGGTGTCGCCCTGCTGCTCGCCGTTGCCGCTGTCTTCGCGCTCGCCCTCGGCGCCCTGTTCCGGCGTACCTGGGTGGCGGTCCTGGTCGCGCTCTCGGCAGTCGTCGTCCCGTACGTCCTGGCGGCCCTGCCGCTCCTGCCCGACGGTGTCGCCGAATGGCTGCTTCGGCTCACTCCCGCGGCCGGCTTCGCCGTGCAGCAGACCGTGCACGAGTTTCCACAGGTACTCGCCCACTATGCGCCGTCGGCGGGGTACTTCCCGCTGCCGTGGTGGGCCGGGTTCGCCGTGCTCTGCGGCTACGCCGCCGTCGCACTCGGGCTGGGAGTCGCCCGGCCGCGCACCGACGCGGCGCAGCCGCCGGGCGGATGGAGGTGA
- a CDS encoding sensor histidine kinase — MGELRRLALPEGTVRLRFTILYAALFLVSGFGLLAITNLLAGGIQVTRVAPGQAPPAEQPSLAAAQQRVHQLEAQLAEIHATHSRQLLVGSLIALAVMAVASVLLGKAVAGRVLRPLRTITAATRRISAENLHERLAVPGPDDEVKDLADTIDGLLERLEASFAAQRRFVANASHELRTPLATMRAALDVAAAKPQPAPPQTTVLADRLRSELDRVDHLLEEFLVLARAQHGALADGAPVSLGNLVSQAVTTRSAAFAAKRLTLDDGALPDTAWTRGTPALLSRMADNLIDNAVVHNGHGGWIRVATRTGDASAQLIVETGGPILDPAHIAQLAQPFRRLAPDRTGSETGSGLGLSIVAAIVAAHGGRLDLHARSEGGLRVTVALPLAPAPQSVAG, encoded by the coding sequence ATGGGCGAACTGCGACGGCTGGCGCTACCGGAAGGGACCGTACGGCTGCGTTTCACCATCCTGTACGCCGCCCTGTTCCTGGTGTCCGGATTCGGTCTGCTGGCGATCACCAACCTGCTCGCCGGTGGGATCCAGGTGACCCGGGTCGCCCCCGGGCAGGCGCCTCCGGCCGAGCAGCCCAGCCTCGCCGCTGCCCAGCAGCGCGTACACCAGCTCGAAGCGCAGCTCGCGGAGATCCACGCGACACACTCGCGCCAACTGCTGGTGGGCTCGCTGATCGCGCTCGCCGTGATGGCGGTGGCGTCGGTCCTGCTGGGCAAGGCCGTCGCCGGCCGGGTACTGCGCCCGCTGCGGACGATCACCGCGGCGACCCGGCGGATCTCCGCCGAGAACCTGCACGAGCGGCTGGCGGTGCCGGGACCCGACGACGAGGTGAAGGACCTGGCGGACACCATCGACGGGTTGCTGGAACGCCTGGAGGCGTCCTTCGCGGCGCAGCGCCGGTTCGTCGCCAACGCCTCCCACGAGCTGCGTACGCCGCTGGCGACCATGCGGGCGGCGCTGGACGTCGCCGCGGCCAAGCCGCAGCCGGCACCACCGCAGACGACCGTGCTGGCGGACCGGCTCCGTAGCGAACTGGACCGGGTCGACCACCTGTTGGAGGAGTTCCTCGTACTCGCCCGCGCGCAGCACGGTGCGCTCGCCGACGGCGCCCCGGTCTCGCTCGGCAACCTGGTGTCGCAGGCCGTGACAACCCGCTCCGCCGCCTTCGCGGCGAAGCGCCTGACCCTGGACGACGGCGCCCTGCCCGACACCGCCTGGACCCGGGGTACTCCCGCACTGCTGTCCCGGATGGCGGACAACCTGATCGACAACGCGGTCGTCCACAACGGGCACGGCGGCTGGATCCGGGTCGCGACCAGGACCGGGGACGCCTCGGCGCAGCTCATCGTGGAGACGGGCGGGCCGATCCTCGATCCCGCGCACATCGCCCAACTCGCCCAGCCCTTCCGGCGCCTCGCCCCCGACCGGACCGGCTCGGAGACCGGCTCCGGCCTCGGCCTGTCGATCGTCGCCGCCATCGTCGCCGCGCACGGCGGCCGGCTGGATCTGCACGCCCGGTCCGAGGGCGGCCTGCGGGTCACCGTCGCCCTGCCGCTGGCGCCCGCGCCGCAGAGCGTCGCCGGATGA
- a CDS encoding response regulator transcription factor has translation MRILVVEDAFALAEILAEGLRDQGMAVDVAHDGVAAAVKLDVHAYEVVVLDRDLPGIHGDTLCQMLTERDDRPMVLMLTAADSPGDRVRGLRLGADDYLGKPFHFPELVLRIRALARRRPSARARRLQVAGIELDPVRRTATRDDRRLDLSVKEFALLEALLRASPAFLSAEDLLEQVWDENADPFTNTVAVTIGRLRRKLGSPAIISTTPGVGYRVAEPTG, from the coding sequence ATGAGGATCCTGGTGGTCGAGGACGCGTTCGCGCTCGCCGAGATCCTGGCCGAGGGCCTACGGGATCAGGGCATGGCCGTTGACGTCGCCCACGACGGGGTGGCGGCCGCCGTCAAACTCGACGTGCACGCCTACGAGGTGGTCGTCCTCGACCGCGACCTGCCCGGAATCCACGGCGACACCCTCTGCCAGATGCTCACCGAACGGGACGACCGACCGATGGTCCTGATGCTGACCGCGGCCGACTCCCCCGGAGACCGGGTCCGGGGCCTGCGCCTGGGCGCCGACGACTACCTCGGCAAGCCCTTCCACTTCCCCGAACTGGTACTGCGGATCCGGGCGCTGGCCCGTCGACGACCCTCCGCCCGGGCCCGGAGACTTCAGGTGGCCGGCATCGAACTCGACCCCGTACGCCGCACGGCAACCCGGGACGACCGGCGGCTCGACCTCTCGGTCAAGGAGTTCGCGCTTCTCGAAGCCCTCCTTCGGGCCAGCCCCGCCTTCCTCAGCGCCGAGGATCTCCTCGAACAGGTCTGGGACGAGAACGCCGACCCGTTCACCAACACCGTCGCGGTGACCATCGGACGACTGCGCCGCAAACTCGGCAGCCCGGCGATCATCTCCACGACGCCGGGCGTCGGTTACCGGGTCGCCGAACCGACCGGCTAG
- a CDS encoding hotdog family protein, with product MIIHARFNGPPGSGNGGYSAGVFAHGDRCEVTLRTPPPLETPLSLLDCQVRTPDGTVVAEVAPAPEVDTAVPPIGYAEAVSAATGYAGFADHPFPTCYVCGPERAEGDGLRIFPGPVPEGGTAAPWTVPADVCTELLWAALDCPGGWAVIGAGRPYVLGRIAVQVDRLPAPGDRCVVRGALASTEGRKALVHTTLYGPDGAELARARATWIALPSGVPG from the coding sequence ATGATCATCCACGCACGGTTCAACGGGCCACCCGGCTCGGGTAACGGCGGCTACTCCGCCGGGGTCTTCGCCCACGGCGACCGGTGCGAGGTCACGCTCCGGACGCCACCGCCGCTGGAGACCCCGCTCTCCCTGCTCGACTGCCAGGTCCGGACCCCGGACGGCACCGTCGTGGCCGAGGTCGCACCGGCCCCCGAGGTCGACACGGCGGTCCCGCCCATCGGGTACGCCGAAGCGGTCAGCGCCGCCACCGGGTACGCCGGATTCGCCGACCATCCCTTCCCGACCTGCTACGTCTGTGGACCCGAGCGGGCCGAGGGCGACGGATTACGCATCTTCCCCGGTCCGGTGCCGGAGGGCGGCACCGCCGCACCGTGGACCGTTCCGGCCGACGTCTGCACCGAACTGCTCTGGGCCGCACTCGACTGCCCCGGCGGTTGGGCGGTGATCGGCGCCGGCCGGCCGTACGTCCTGGGTCGGATCGCCGTACAGGTGGACCGGTTGCCCGCCCCCGGCGACCGGTGCGTGGTCCGGGGTGCCCTCGCCTCGACCGAGGGTCGAAAGGCCCTCGTGCACACCACCCTGTACGGCCCGGACGGCGCCGAACTGGCCCGTGCCCGCGCCACCTGGATCGCGCTGCCCAGCGGGGTCCCGGGCTAG
- a CDS encoding glycosyl hydrolase family 28-related protein — protein sequence MSRSIIGVVARWPGRPTRWVATATVIGLTIVAAGTGPAQADAGPAQANRGGHAGPAPVVTRAGLDPALVAGRGASVAFLEQEAENARTNGTVLGPDRSAYTLPAEASGRRAVKLTPGRYVEFTLPKAANAITVRYSIPDAPNGGGITAPLDVTVNGGARQTMTLTSQYSWLYNQYPFTNDPNADLLHPDWWITECACVPAATTPTPTITKPFRPMHFYDEQRLRLSRTYQAGDRVRLTAPAGSNADWTVIDLLDSELVGPPRVRLLAANVLAFGADPTGRRDSADAIDRAIAFAQRTRLKVYLPPGTYQVNRHIIVDDVTIEGAGNWYTTVKGREVALDPPAPDGSVHTGVGFYGKSAADGGSRNVHLSDFAISGDVRERIDTDQVNGIGGAMSHSTIDGLHIQHTKVGIWFDGPMTDVRVTNNVIVDQVADALNFHTGVTKSAVRNNFVRNTGDDGLAMWSEKTANADNTFEHNTVQTPTLANGIAIYGGTDNTVSKNLVADPIREGSGIHLGSRFGAEPFTGQLRITDNTVVRAGTYELNWNIGLGAIWIYALDRDIDADIRVTGDYYLDSTYNAIMLVSEWSVKDLYSVDGVSFADIRVDGTGTSVVSARVSGSASFANVDARNVGAVGVNNCGSFNFPPTGSEFSLTDRGGNDGGGTTGPWLAPWLLPDTITCDDRPAVVPPPPPSTW from the coding sequence ATGTCACGGAGCATCATCGGAGTTGTGGCGCGCTGGCCCGGACGGCCAACGCGCTGGGTCGCCACGGCGACCGTGATAGGCCTGACCATCGTGGCCGCCGGCACCGGCCCGGCCCAGGCCGACGCCGGCCCGGCCCAGGCGAATCGGGGCGGCCACGCCGGTCCGGCCCCGGTGGTAACGCGCGCCGGACTCGACCCGGCACTCGTCGCCGGTCGGGGCGCCAGCGTCGCGTTCCTCGAACAGGAGGCGGAGAACGCCCGTACCAACGGGACGGTTCTCGGCCCGGACCGGTCGGCCTACACGCTGCCGGCGGAGGCCTCCGGGCGCCGGGCCGTCAAGCTGACCCCCGGCCGGTACGTCGAGTTCACCCTGCCGAAGGCGGCCAACGCGATCACCGTCCGGTACAGCATCCCGGACGCGCCGAACGGGGGCGGCATCACCGCACCGCTCGACGTGACGGTGAACGGCGGCGCCCGCCAGACGATGACGCTCACCTCGCAGTACTCCTGGCTATACAACCAGTATCCGTTCACCAACGACCCGAACGCCGACCTGCTGCACCCGGACTGGTGGATCACCGAGTGCGCCTGCGTACCGGCCGCCACCACACCGACTCCGACGATCACGAAGCCGTTCCGGCCGATGCACTTCTACGACGAGCAGCGGCTCCGGCTGAGTCGGACGTACCAGGCCGGTGACCGGGTACGGCTCACCGCGCCGGCCGGCAGCAACGCCGACTGGACGGTGATCGACCTGCTCGACTCGGAACTCGTCGGACCGCCCCGGGTCCGGCTGCTCGCGGCGAACGTGCTGGCCTTCGGGGCCGACCCGACCGGGCGGCGCGACTCCGCCGACGCGATCGACCGGGCGATCGCCTTCGCCCAGCGCACCCGGCTGAAGGTCTATCTTCCGCCGGGCACGTACCAGGTGAACCGGCACATCATCGTCGACGACGTCACCATCGAGGGCGCCGGCAACTGGTACACCACCGTCAAGGGTCGCGAGGTCGCCCTCGATCCACCGGCTCCGGACGGTTCGGTGCACACCGGCGTCGGCTTCTACGGCAAATCCGCGGCGGACGGCGGCAGCCGCAACGTCCACCTCTCCGACTTCGCCATCTCCGGCGACGTACGCGAGCGGATCGACACCGACCAGGTGAACGGGATCGGCGGCGCGATGAGCCATTCGACCATCGACGGCCTGCACATCCAGCACACCAAGGTGGGCATCTGGTTCGACGGCCCGATGACCGACGTCAGGGTCACCAACAACGTCATCGTCGACCAGGTCGCCGACGCGCTCAACTTCCACACCGGCGTCACGAAGTCGGCGGTCCGGAACAACTTCGTCCGGAACACCGGCGACGACGGCCTCGCGATGTGGTCCGAGAAGACGGCGAACGCCGACAACACCTTCGAGCACAACACGGTGCAGACCCCGACCCTCGCCAACGGCATCGCCATCTACGGCGGCACCGACAACACGGTCTCGAAGAACCTCGTCGCCGACCCGATCCGGGAGGGCAGCGGCATCCATCTCGGCTCCCGGTTCGGCGCCGAGCCGTTCACCGGGCAGCTACGGATCACCGACAACACCGTGGTCCGGGCCGGGACGTACGAGCTGAACTGGAACATCGGCCTCGGCGCCATCTGGATCTACGCGTTGGACCGGGACATCGACGCGGACATCCGGGTGACCGGTGACTACTACCTCGACAGCACGTACAACGCGATCATGCTGGTCAGCGAGTGGTCGGTGAAGGACCTGTACTCGGTCGACGGGGTCAGTTTCGCCGACATCCGGGTCGACGGCACCGGTACCTCGGTGGTCAGCGCCCGGGTCTCCGGGTCCGCCTCCTTCGCGAACGTCGACGCCCGGAACGTCGGCGCGGTCGGGGTGAACAACTGTGGGTCGTTCAACTTCCCGCCGACCGGATCGGAGTTCTCCCTCACCGATCGTGGCGGCAACGACGGGGGCGGGACCACCGGACCCTGGCTGGCGCCGTGGCTGCTGCCGGACACCATCACCTGCGACGACCGGCCGGCGGTCGTTCCGCCGCCACCGCCCTCCACCTGGTGA
- a CDS encoding imine reductase family protein, which produces MLRDIERLVSLGGDALSGGGHVRGGTSLHGLLDVLVPALRAGDSTSCRHVIAEICPHSSAALSPYFGRIVDIRHGTTADDSGRYGRRDAGIDTSLPAAVLAICERGMAQGHADDSFTSLIEVFRKSAG; this is translated from the coding sequence ATGCTCCGTGACATCGAGCGACTCGTTTCTCTCGGGGGTGACGCTCTTTCCGGGGGTGGTCACGTTCGCGGTGGCACTTCGTTGCACGGGCTGCTCGACGTACTGGTCCCAGCACTCCGAGCAGGAGACAGTACGAGTTGTCGTCATGTTATTGCAGAAATCTGTCCACATTCAAGCGCCGCTTTGTCGCCGTATTTCGGGCGCATTGTCGACATTCGACACGGGACAACCGCCGACGACAGTGGCCGGTACGGGCGTCGCGATGCCGGGATCGACACCTCGCTGCCCGCCGCCGTACTGGCAATCTGTGAGCGTGGAATGGCACAGGGTCACGCCGACGACAGCTTCACCAGCCTGATCGAGGTCTTCAGGAAGAGTGCCGGATAG